The nucleotide sequence TATTCTTCAAGGAAAGCTGATTAAACGCGGAGTGTCCTTAAAAGCGTTGCAATCCGGCAAGATTGAGCCCGCCGCCGGGGGAGCGGTGCGCCAGCGGGTGAGTATTCGTCAAGGGATCGATGCGGACAACGCCAAACGGATCGTCCAAATCGTGAGGAACAGTAAGCTCAAAGTCCAGGCAGCTGTTCAAGGCGACCAGGTGCGGGTTTCCGGAAAAAGCCGAGATGACCTGCAAAAAGTCATTCAATTGGTCAAGGATGCTGACCTTCCGTTAGATGTCCAGTTTACCAATTTTCGTTAAAGTGGCGATCTGGGCGCCTGTACACGCCCATCAGTTTTGGAGTATACTGTAGTGTACATGTCAATCGACGGCGGTTGGAGGATTCATAATGGGGCGTCAGATTGCGGTGGTCACCCTCGGGTGCGAAAAAAACCAGGTGGATTCCGAGGTGATGATGGGCCTCATGGAACGCTGGGGGTTTGACTTGGTCGCGGATCCCCAGGAAGCCGATGTCATCGTCGTGAATACCTGCGGGTTCGTCGACCAAGCCAAGGCCGAATCGGTGAACACGATCCTTCAGATGGCTCAGTACAAGGAAAACGGTCATTGCAAAGCCTTGGTGGTGGCCGGATGCCTCGCCCAGCGTTATCAGGAGGAACTCATGCGGGAGATTCCCGAGATCGACGGGATGCTCGGAACGGGCGAGTTTCACCGCGTCCCGGAAGTGGTGGAACAGGCTTTAGCGGGTAGGCACCCGATGCGATTTGGAAATCCTGTGTATCTCTATGACGAGGTCACTCCTCGAAAACGAGTTGGTCTGCCGTATTCTTCCTATGTCAAGATCGCCGAAGGATGTGACCACGGCTGCACTTTTTGTGCCATTCCCTTAATGCGCGGAAAGTTTCGCAGCCGCCCGATCCCGTCCATCGTTGAAGAGGCTCGGCGCCTGGCCGCGGATGGGGTTCGGGAGATCAGTCTGATTGCCCAAGACTCCACCCAGTACGGTTTGGACTTGTACGGTCGGCGACGGTTGCCCGACCTGTTAAAAGCGTTAAACGATGTGGATGAACTGCGGTGGATTCGCTTGCATTATGCGTACCCGGGGTATTTTACCGACGAGTTGATCGACGCGATGGCCGGGTTGCCCAAGGTGTGCAAGTACGTGGATTTGCCGCTGCAGCATTCGGAAGACGAGATTCTTCGGGCTATGCATCGCCCGGGCCGGAACAGTCAAGTTCGGAAGTTGTTGGAGCGGATTCGAACCCGCATACCCAATGTGGCGATACGCAGTTCGTTTATCGTGGGGTTCCCCGGGGAAACCGAGGAACAGTTTTTGCGGCTGGCCGATTTCGTAGAAGAGATGGCCTTTGACCGAATCGGCGTCTTTGCCTTCTCCCGGGAGGAAGGCACCCCTTCAGCTGCCATGGAGGGCCAGATTTCCGAAGCGGAAAAGGAGCGCCGGGCAGCCTGGTTGATGGAAGTGGGGAGAAAAGCCTCGGCGGCCCGGGGAGCGGCCCGGGTGGGCCAGGTGATCGATTGCCTGCTCGAACGCCAAGACGACCGGCGCCCGGATATCTGGATCGGTCGC is from Kyrpidia tusciae DSM 2912 and encodes:
- a CDS encoding YajQ family cyclic di-GMP-binding protein, yielding MAKENSFDIVSKVDFQEVDNAVHQTMKELETRFDFKGSVSRVERQGAELVILSDDEYKLRSVIDILQGKLIKRGVSLKALQSGKIEPAAGGAVRQRVSIRQGIDADNAKRIVQIVRNSKLKVQAAVQGDQVRVSGKSRDDLQKVIQLVKDADLPLDVQFTNFR
- the rimO gene encoding 30S ribosomal protein S12 methylthiotransferase RimO; translation: MGRQIAVVTLGCEKNQVDSEVMMGLMERWGFDLVADPQEADVIVVNTCGFVDQAKAESVNTILQMAQYKENGHCKALVVAGCLAQRYQEELMREIPEIDGMLGTGEFHRVPEVVEQALAGRHPMRFGNPVYLYDEVTPRKRVGLPYSSYVKIAEGCDHGCTFCAIPLMRGKFRSRPIPSIVEEARRLAADGVREISLIAQDSTQYGLDLYGRRRLPDLLKALNDVDELRWIRLHYAYPGYFTDELIDAMAGLPKVCKYVDLPLQHSEDEILRAMHRPGRNSQVRKLLERIRTRIPNVAIRSSFIVGFPGETEEQFLRLADFVEEMAFDRIGVFAFSREEGTPSAAMEGQISEAEKERRAAWLMEVGRKASAARGAARVGQVIDCLLERQDDRRPDIWIGRSEYDAPEIDGQVFVSGAGGRPGEFVKVRITHSFDFDLAGEGV